One genomic segment of Terriglobia bacterium includes these proteins:
- a CDS encoding MBL fold metallo-hydrolase produces MRKLLWCLIVLAFVAAAQGQDFSKVQIKVTKVAGSVYMLEGAGGNIGVSVGEDGIVIVDDQFAPLAEKIQAALRQITDKPVRFVINTHWHFDHTGGNAYFQKQGPIIAQENVRERMKNGANLLGTEVKPAPKEALPIITFNDRATVHLNGEDIRAIHFPHGHTDGDAVIFFPQSNVVHMGDDFVTYGFPFIDLASGGGVRGMIAAVEKVMATVPADAKVIPGHGQLSTVADMKPFVAMLKDCMARVQKGIDQGKTLEQLKQQKVLAGYEIWGGEGKFITTDKFIETLYNDLKGNKTGEFIKHN; encoded by the coding sequence ATGCGGAAACTTCTGTGGTGCCTGATAGTGCTCGCGTTCGTGGCCGCCGCGCAGGGGCAGGATTTCAGCAAAGTCCAGATCAAGGTCACCAAGGTCGCAGGATCGGTGTACATGCTGGAGGGCGCGGGCGGAAACATCGGCGTTTCCGTGGGCGAGGACGGCATTGTCATCGTGGACGATCAGTTCGCCCCCCTAGCGGAAAAGATCCAGGCGGCGCTGCGGCAGATTACCGACAAGCCGGTGCGCTTCGTGATCAACACCCACTGGCATTTTGACCACACCGGCGGCAACGCCTATTTCCAGAAGCAGGGTCCGATCATCGCGCAGGAAAACGTGCGCGAGCGCATGAAGAACGGCGCCAACCTGCTCGGCACTGAGGTGAAACCCGCGCCCAAGGAAGCGCTGCCCATCATCACCTTCAACGACCGCGCCACGGTGCACCTGAACGGCGAGGACATTCGCGCCATCCACTTTCCCCACGGGCACACCGACGGCGATGCGGTCATCTTTTTTCCGCAGTCCAATGTCGTGCACATGGGCGACGACTTCGTCACCTACGGTTTTCCGTTCATTGACCTGGCGAGCGGCGGCGGCGTACGAGGCATGATCGCGGCCGTCGAAAAGGTGATGGCAACGGTTCCGGCGGACGCCAAGGTGATTCCGGGACACGGCCAGCTCTCGACCGTGGCCGACATGAAGCCGTTCGTCGCCATGCTGAAGGACTGCATGGCGCGCGTGCAGAAGGGCATCGATCAGGGGAAAACGCTGGAGCAACTCAAGCAGCAAAAAGTTCTCGCGGGTTACGAGATCTGGGGCGGCGAAGGCAAGTTCATCACCACCGACAAATTCATCGAGACGCTGTACAACGACCTGAAGGGCAACAAGACGGGCGAGTTTATCAAGCACAACTAA